One window from the genome of Candidatus Aminicenantes bacterium encodes:
- a CDS encoding DUF4342 domain-containing protein: MTDEKNKGPREEFKLDGTQVVAKIKELIHEGNIRRIILKNEEGKTLIEIPLTLGVMGAALLPVLAAVGAIAALAASMTIVVEKVE; encoded by the coding sequence GGGGCCGCGCGAGGAGTTCAAGCTGGACGGGACCCAGGTGGTGGCCAAGATAAAGGAACTGATCCACGAGGGCAACATCCGGCGCATCATCCTGAAGAACGAGGAAGGCAAGACCCTGATCGAGATCCCCCTCACCCTGGGGGTAATGGGGGCGGCATTGCTGCCCGTTCTGGCGGCTGTAGGTGCCATTGCCGCGCTCGCAGCATCGATGACGATCGTGGTCGAAAAAGTGGAATGA